A genomic segment from Panthera tigris isolate Pti1 chromosome A1, P.tigris_Pti1_mat1.1, whole genome shotgun sequence encodes:
- the LCP1 gene encoding plastin-2 — translation MARGSVSDEEMMELREAFAKVDTDGNGYISCNELNDLFKAACLPLPGYKVREITENLMATGDLDQDGRISFDEFIKVFHGLKSTEVAKTFRKAINKKEGICAIGGTSEQSSVGTQHSYSEEEKFAFVNWINKALENDPDCRHVIPMNPNTNDLFSAVGDGIVLCKMINLSVPDTIDERTINKKKLTPFTIQENLNLALNSASAIGCHVVNIGAEDLKEGKPYLVLGLLWQVIKIGLFADIELSRNEALIALLREGESLEDLMKLSPEELLLRWANYHLENAGCNKISNFSTDIKDSKAYYHLLEQVAPKGDEEGIPAVVIDMSGLREKDDIQRAECMLQQAERLGCRQFVTATDVVRGNPKLNLAFIANLFNRYPALHKPENQDIDWGALEGETREERTFRNWMNSLGVNPRVNHLYSDLSDALVIFQLYEKIKVPVDWNRVNKPPYPKLGGNMKKLENCNYAVELGKNQAKFSLVGIGGQDLNEGNRTLTLALIWQLMRRYTLNILEEIGGGQKVNDDIIVNWVNETLKEAEKSSSISSFKDPKISTSLPVLDLIDAIQPGSINYDLLKTENLNDEEKLNNAKYAISMARKIGARVYALPEDLVEVNPKMVMTVFACLMGKGMKRV, via the exons ATGGCCAGAGGATCGGTGTCCGATGAAGAAATGATGGAGCTCAGAGAAGCTTTTGCCAAAGTTG ATACCGATGGCAATGGGTACATCAGCTGCAACGAGTTGAATGATTTGTTCAAGGCTGCTTGCTTGCCTCTGCCTGGGTACAAAGTGAGAGAAATTACAGAAAACCTGATGGCTACAGGTGATCTGGACCAGGATGGGAGGATCAGCTTTGATGAGTTTATCAAG GTTTTCCATGGCCTGAAAAGCACAGAGGTTGCCAAGACCTTTAGGAAGGCGATCAACAAGAAGGAAGGCATCTGTGCGATCGGTGGTACTTCGGAGCAGTCCAGCGTCGGCACCCAGCACTCGTATTCAG AGGAAGAGAAGTTTGCCTTTGTCAACTGGATAAACAAAGCCCTGGAAAATGACCCCGACTGTCGACATGTTATCCCAATGAATCCAAACACAAATGATCTCTTCAGTGCCGTGGGAGATGGCATTGTCCTTTG TAAAATGATCAACCTCTCAGTGCCAGACACAATTGATGaaagaacaatcaacaaaaagaaactcacCCCCTTCACCATTCAG GAGAATCTGAACCTGGCTCTGAATTCTGCCTCAGCCATTGGATGCCACGTGGTTAACATCGGGGCTGAGGACTTGAAGGAGGGGAAGCCTTACCTGGTCCTGGGACTTCTGTGGCAGGTCATCAAGATTGGGTTGTTTGCGGACATCGAACTCAGCAGAAATGAAG CTCTGATTGCTcttttgagagaaggggagagtcTGGAAGACCTGATGAAACTCTCCCCTGAGGAGCTCCTGCTGAGGTGGGCTAATTACCACCTGGAAAACGCAGGCTGCAACAAAATCAGCAACTTCAGTACAGACATCAAG GACTCAAAAGCTTATTACCACCTGCTTGAACAGGTGGCTCCGAAAGGAGATGAAGAAGGTATTCCCGCTGTTGTTATTGACATGTCAGGACTCAGG GAGAAGGATGACATCCAGAGGGCAGAATGCATGCTgcagcaggcagagagactgggcTGCCGGCAGTTTGTCACAGCCACAGACGTTGTTCGAGGGAACCCCAAGTTGAACTTGGCTTTCATCGCCAACCTCTTTAACAGATACCCTGCCCTGCACAAACCAGAGAACCAGGACATCGACTGGGGGGCCCTTGAAG GTGAGACAAGAGAAGAGCGGACATTTAGGAACTGGATGAATTCCTTGGGCGTTAACCCTCGAGTCAACCATTTGTACAG tgACTTATCAGATGCCCTGGTCATCTTCCAGCTCTATGAAAAGATTAAAGTCCCTGTTGACTGGAACAGAGTAAACAAACCACCATACCCCAAACTGGGAGGCAACATGAAGAAG CTTGAGAATTGTAACTATGCAGTGGAGCTGGGGAAGAATCAAGCTAAGTTTTCCCTGGTTGGCATCGGTGGACAAGATCTCAATGAAGGAAATCGTACTCTAACATTAGCCTTGATATGGCAGTTAATGAGAAG gtacacCCTGAATATTCTTGAAGAAATTGGAGGCGGGCAGAAGGTCAATGATGACATTATTGTCAACTGGGTGAATGAAACATTGAAGGAAGCGGAGAAAAGTTCATCCATCTCCAGTTTCAAG GACCCAAAGATTAGCACAAGTCTACCTGTTCTGGATCTCATTGATGCCATTCAACCGGGTTCCATTAACTATGACCTTCTGAAGACGGAAAACCTGAATGATGAAGAGAAACTCAACAATGCAAA